A single window of Labrus mixtus chromosome 23, fLabMix1.1, whole genome shotgun sequence DNA harbors:
- the LOC132958607 gene encoding uncharacterized protein LOC132958607, whose amino-acid sequence MMSLTLIVALLFSRLSVSVSEFHTVDAQPGEEVTLLCSNFTLFPLHIAWFRLNSTFNTSKISSLSNADEKASFFGEFQNSSFDVTSNSTHLFLKMKQVDFSHSGLYFCGFTSEGNSVIVSATYFKVQEAFIGRDSYLNMILGALVVFLSAVIFTLVVLIRKPQTARKEDQDPQQSENVASEDVNYAALSFHPKAKSRRRPAAENELETHVLYSTTR is encoded by the exons ATGATGAGCCTTACCTTGATTGTAGCTTTACTCTTCA GTCGGCTGTCTGTCTCAGTGTCTGAGTTTCACACCGTGGATGCTCAACCTGGTGAAGAAGTCACACTGCTGTGCTCCAATTTCACCCTTTTCCCCTTGCACATAGCCTGGTTCAGACTGAACAGCACATTCAACACCAGCAAAATCTCCTCTCTGTCCAACGCCGATGAGAAAGCTTCTTTCTTTGGTGAATTTCAAAACAGCAGCTTTGACGTGACATCCAACAGCACTCATCTGTTTCTCAAGATGAAACAAGTGGATTTTAGTCACTCTGGACTTTATTTCTGTGGATTTACCTCAGAAGGAAATTCAGTTATTGTAAGTGCAACGTACTTCAAAGTTCAAG AAGCATTCATTGGTAGAGACAGCTATCTAAATATGATCCTGGGTGCTCtggttgttttcctctctgctgtcatctTTACTCTGGTTGTACTCATCAGAAAGCCTCAAACAG CACGTAAAGAGGACCAGGATCCACAGCAAAGTGAG AATGTGGCTTCTGAGGACGTGAATTACGCAGCGCTGAGTTTTCATCCAAAAGCAAAAAGCAGAAGAAGGCCTGCAGCTGAAAACGAGCTGGAGACACATGTTCTTTATTCAACAACCAGATAG
- the LOC132958543 gene encoding uncharacterized protein LOC132958543 gives MRNCILITASLLCSLVWISVSGLKSQTVEVQSGDKAILQCSNLSSAPTLTYWFRLNRSEPRCISHMFRSFEPVTFCSGFKDGKFNMTSNISTVFLNIKQVDLSDSGLYFCGYYVSRNPLIVDATFLEVQEVNYEMTKLVNVVLVGLVVVMVMIVICLSVKITWLHKGNPHEQDPQQDENLGADGLIYSAVTFHPKTERNLRPDPDREEDKSCIYSGTR, from the exons ATGAGGAACTGTATCTTGATAACAGCTTCACTTCTCTGCAGCCTCG tttggaTCTCCGTCTCAGGTTTGAAGTCTCAGACTGTGGAGGTCCAGTCTGGTGATAAAGCCATACTGCAGTGCTCCAACCTTTCCAGTGCTCCCACTCTGACCTACTGGTTCAGACTGAACAGAAGTGAGCCTCGCTGCATCTCCCATATGTTTAGGTCTTTTGAACCTGTTACATTCTGCAGTGGATTCAAAGATGGAAAATTcaacatgacatcaaacatcTCCACTGTCTTCCTCAACATCAAACAAGTGGATTTGTCCGACTCTGGACTTTATTTTTGTGGATATTATGTGAGCAGAAATCCACTGATTGTTGATGCAACATTTTTAGAGGTTCAAG aagtgAATTATGAAATGACAAAGCTGGTGAACGTGGTCCTGGTTGGTCtggtggttgtcatggtgatgatcgtcatttgtctgtctgttaaaaTCACATGGCTTCACAAAGGTAATC CTCATGAACAGGACCCACAACAGGACGAG AATCTCGGGGCAGACGGCCTGATCTATTCGGCTGTGACTTTCCAtccaaaaacagagagaaacctCAGGCCTGACCCCGACAGAGAAGAGGATAAGAGTTGTATTTATTCAGGCACCAGATAG